In Pseudomonadota bacterium, a single window of DNA contains:
- a CDS encoding ATP-grasp domain-containing protein: MFSKILIANRGAIAVRIARTCERMGIGTVAVFSDADQGAPHVAACGEAARIGEAPVSKSYLNASAIIEAAKQHRVQAIHPGYGLLSEKAEFARAAAAAGLVFVGPEPETLEKLGDKLRAREIARAAGVAAVPGSEAAVSGAVAAKEQAAHLGYPVVVKAAAGGGGIGMQVVADETQLERAMQSCADRGASAFGDNRIYIERCLSRPRHVEVQLLADGFGHCVALGDRECSLQRRHQKILEESPAPAFANIPHNRMTREELCDAAVKIAKHSAYRNAGTCEFLADADGSVYFLEFNARLQVEHGVTEFCTGIDLVEMQLRIAAGEPLPQSVKQARASGHSIEARIYAEDPQRGFLPKPGRVQVLRWPIDTPGKLRIDSSVTSGSDVTPYYDPLVAKVITYGQTRHEALLTLDRVLAQTVITPLTTNISFLRDVLGDEAFRAGQYDTTTVARLVATAS; encoded by the coding sequence ATGTTCAGCAAGATCTTGATCGCAAACAGAGGAGCAATCGCGGTGCGCATCGCGCGCACCTGCGAACGCATGGGCATCGGTACCGTCGCCGTGTTTAGCGACGCCGACCAAGGGGCGCCACACGTAGCGGCCTGCGGCGAGGCAGCGAGGATCGGCGAAGCCCCTGTGAGCAAGTCCTACCTGAACGCCTCGGCAATCATCGAGGCCGCAAAGCAACACCGCGTGCAAGCCATCCATCCCGGGTATGGTTTGCTGAGCGAGAAGGCAGAGTTTGCCCGCGCGGCCGCCGCCGCGGGCCTGGTGTTCGTGGGTCCCGAGCCGGAAACGCTGGAAAAGCTCGGTGACAAGCTCAGGGCGCGAGAGATCGCGAGAGCCGCCGGAGTCGCCGCAGTGCCGGGCAGCGAGGCTGCCGTGTCGGGCGCCGTGGCGGCCAAAGAACAGGCCGCGCATCTGGGTTACCCCGTGGTTGTCAAGGCAGCCGCCGGTGGCGGTGGCATCGGCATGCAGGTCGTCGCCGATGAAACGCAGCTCGAGCGGGCAATGCAGTCGTGTGCCGACCGAGGCGCGTCCGCTTTTGGCGATAACCGCATCTACATCGAACGCTGCCTTAGTCGCCCGCGACACGTGGAGGTTCAGCTTCTGGCAGACGGTTTCGGCCACTGCGTCGCTCTGGGCGATCGCGAGTGTAGCCTGCAGCGCAGACACCAGAAGATCCTGGAGGAATCGCCCGCGCCGGCGTTCGCAAACATCCCGCACAATCGGATGACACGCGAGGAACTGTGCGACGCCGCAGTCAAGATCGCCAAACATTCGGCCTATCGCAACGCTGGGACCTGCGAGTTCTTGGCCGACGCCGACGGGTCGGTCTACTTCCTCGAGTTCAACGCCCGGCTCCAAGTCGAGCACGGCGTCACGGAATTCTGCACCGGCATCGATCTGGTGGAGATGCAGCTTCGGATCGCCGCAGGCGAGCCACTGCCGCAGTCCGTCAAGCAGGCCCGCGCCTCCGGACATTCGATCGAGGCGCGCATCTACGCCGAGGATCCACAACGTGGCTTCTTACCGAAGCCCGGTCGGGTTCAGGTGCTGCGCTGGCCCATCGACACACCGGGCAAGCTGCGCATCGACAGCTCCGTTACCTCAGGCAGCGATGTAACACCCTACTACGATCCGCTGGTTGCCAAAGTCATCACATACGGTCAAACACGGCACGAGGCGCTGCTCACGTTGGATCGCGTACTCGCGCAAACCGTGATCACTCCCCTGACCACCAACATCTCTTTCCTTCGCGATGTCCTTGGCGACGAAGCCTTCCGCGCCGGCCAGTACGATACGACTACGGTGGCCAGGCTGGTGGCGACCGCCAGCTGA
- the ybeY gene encoding rRNA maturation RNase YbeY, which yields MRRSAERMLEALRLEAAELSVLLCDDAIMRDLNRRHRGIETATDVLAFASTEGVARGSARGLRGPRSAWDSCGEVPGIPLVLGDVVISLTTAKRHAADRGLAGAVTRLLAHGLLHLLGFDHRTPDQDRRMRAKVDLLYATARPRGRLPVPAARQAGRTRSRK from the coding sequence GTGCGCCGGTCAGCCGAACGTATGCTGGAGGCGCTGCGGCTCGAGGCGGCCGAGCTTTCCGTTCTGCTTTGCGACGATGCCATCATGCGCGATCTGAATCGGCGCCACCGTGGCATCGAGACGGCGACGGATGTGCTCGCGTTTGCCTCCACGGAGGGCGTTGCGCGCGGTAGTGCCCGCGGCCTACGTGGGCCAAGATCCGCGTGGGACTCCTGTGGCGAGGTACCGGGCATACCGCTGGTGCTTGGCGACGTCGTGATCTCCCTCACTACGGCGAAGCGTCATGCCGCAGACCGCGGGCTGGCAGGGGCGGTCACGCGGCTGCTGGCGCACGGTCTGCTGCACCTGCTGGGGTTCGATCATCGGACGCCGGATCAGGATCGGCGCATGCGGGCGAAAGTGGACCTGCTGTACGCGACCGCCCGGCCACGTGGCCGGTTGCCTGTACCTGCTGCGAGGCAAGCGGGCCGAACCCGATCGCGGAAGTAA
- a CDS encoding HU family DNA-binding protein: MASKRMTKAQIIGELSDKTGLTKREVQSVFGALLDLTKRELGRRGPGEFVVPDMMKLRVRSIPARKERKGVDPFTKQERVFPAKPASKKVRATPLKKLKDLVK, encoded by the coding sequence ATGGCAAGCAAGCGCATGACCAAGGCGCAGATAATCGGCGAGCTTTCGGACAAGACGGGGCTGACCAAGAGAGAAGTGCAGAGCGTTTTCGGGGCTCTGCTGGATCTCACCAAGCGTGAGCTCGGAAGGCGCGGTCCGGGGGAGTTTGTCGTGCCCGATATGATGAAGCTCAGAGTCAGGAGCATCCCTGCCCGCAAGGAACGCAAGGGTGTCGATCCTTTCACGAAGCAGGAGCGAGTCTTTCCGGCCAAGCCGGCTTCCAAGAAGGTGCGTGCGACGCCGCTGAAGAAGCTCAAGGACCTTGTGAAGTAG
- a CDS encoding response regulator transcription factor: protein MRTSFLIVDDHVRAARSMRRVLSRYGPTRIASRLASGRRAVESLASLAGLVVDVVLPDGSGLEVAELARERFAEALILVLTGHNSPKTNRRAFELGAGYLQKPASSGDIELFARRAMTLQVARTQGLQDAVDRFSGRHGMSRRERRIVELLVSGVSARSHLAAQLGVTEHTAKKQIASILAKSGARRAADVVRLVLATPFADAEAARSTASREPSSGSNR, encoded by the coding sequence GTGCGCACGTCCTTTCTCATCGTGGACGATCATGTACGTGCAGCGCGCTCGATGCGGCGTGTGCTGTCGCGCTATGGACCCACACGCATTGCGTCGCGCCTCGCATCGGGCCGTAGGGCGGTGGAAAGCCTGGCCTCTCTTGCAGGCTTGGTCGTCGACGTCGTGCTGCCAGATGGATCGGGCCTGGAGGTTGCGGAGCTTGCTCGGGAGCGTTTTGCAGAGGCGCTGATCCTCGTTCTCACGGGACACAATAGTCCCAAGACCAATCGTCGTGCCTTCGAGCTCGGCGCCGGCTACCTGCAGAAGCCGGCAAGCTCCGGGGACATCGAGCTGTTTGCTCGCAGGGCCATGACGCTGCAAGTCGCTCGAACGCAGGGGCTGCAGGACGCGGTCGACAGGTTCTCGGGCCGCCACGGGATGTCCCGACGCGAGCGCCGGATCGTCGAGCTTCTGGTGTCTGGCGTGTCGGCGCGTTCCCACCTCGCGGCTCAGCTCGGCGTGACCGAGCACACCGCGAAGAAGCAGATTGCGTCCATCCTCGCCAAGAGCGGCGCGCGCCGTGCTGCCGACGTCGTCCGCCTAGTGCTGGCTACCCCCTTTGCCGATGCCGAGGCCGCGCGCTCCACGGCATCACGTGAGCCCAGCTCTGGCTCCAATCGCTAG
- a CDS encoding pilus assembly protein PilP: MSSPVTIQDLRTRLDWLMAAVVLGLLGCAEDHQRVARGLGAPEQSESQPSAPSPDEQQVERQAQLVFGDEDFSEAERNRDPFRSFVSQFKVQHSRVAQREVIMPNTSIDEMQLVAIVSGVPKPRAMFVDPLGVGHVVQRGVFIGRPQVVRTGGVDNVALTLNWRVDRIRDNEVVLSREDPTDPNQPPLTRIVPLHEQVAAGI, encoded by the coding sequence CATGGCTGCAGTCGTGCTTGGTTTGCTCGGCTGCGCCGAGGACCACCAGCGCGTCGCCAGAGGCCTGGGCGCTCCGGAACAGTCCGAGTCGCAACCATCCGCTCCGAGCCCCGACGAGCAGCAGGTCGAGCGGCAAGCTCAGCTGGTATTCGGCGACGAGGACTTCTCTGAAGCGGAAAGAAATAGGGATCCGTTTCGGAGCTTCGTATCGCAGTTCAAGGTGCAGCATTCCCGGGTCGCTCAGCGCGAAGTGATCATGCCTAACACCAGCATCGACGAAATGCAGCTCGTGGCCATCGTGAGCGGGGTTCCCAAGCCACGCGCCATGTTCGTGGATCCGCTTGGCGTCGGACACGTGGTCCAACGAGGCGTTTTCATCGGCCGGCCCCAGGTCGTTCGCACCGGGGGAGTCGACAACGTGGCGCTCACGCTGAACTGGCGGGTCGATCGCATACGCGACAACGAGGTGGTGCTCAGCCGGGAAGATCCGACCGACCCCAATCAGCCGCCCCTGACGCGGATCGTTCCATTGCATGAGCAGGTGGCCGCGGGCATCTAG